The window AAGACCGCCAGCGCCTCGGCCGGGGTCGAGTCCACCCCCAGGGAGACGATGTCCGCCGCCGGGGTCATCATCCGCCTCACCCGCTTCGAGTCCAGCTCGAACAGGCGCACCATGATGGTCTCCTCCTCCTCGTCCAGCTCCCCCTCCTGGCCGGCCATCTCGAGGGCGGTGCGCAGCTCCTCGGCGGAGGGGGTGTCGCTCCTGGCGAGCCGCCCCTCCAGGGAGCGGACCAGGGAGCGGGAGAGGGCGGCGAGCGGCAGCCGCACCGGGGCTACGAGGCGGTGGAAGAGATTCAGGGGACCGGAGGACCGGCGGGCCTGGGCCAGTGGACGGTGCGCGGCCAGGCTCTTCGGGGTCACCTCGCCCAGAATCAACAGGGCGAGGGTCATCACCAGCCCGGCGAGCTCCAGACCCCCCCGCCCGAAGAGGTCCAGGAAGAGGTCGGTGGCCAGGGAGGCAGCCCCGACGTTGACCAGCATGTTGCCGAACAACAGGGTGACCAGGATGCCGGAGGGCTCCCGCATCAGCCGGGCGATGCGGCGTTCCGGGTGGTTGGCCGAGCGGGAGAGCGATTCGATCCGGGCGGCGGAGAGCGAGAAGAGCGCCGTCTCCGACCCCGAGAAGAAGGCGGAGAAGAGGAACAGAAACCCCAGAACGGTGAACCGAAGCGCGAGCACCTCTTGATTCTACCAGAGCCTTCGGAGGGGGTAAAGCGGGCGTCCGGCCGTCCCCTGTGCTAAAATGATCCCGGGCTTTTTTTGAAAGGGAGCGGAAGTGGCGCGGCGGGGTCACCTGGTCTCCTTCGAGGGGATGGACGGGGCGGGGAAGACCACCCAGCTCGAACTCCTGGCGGAGCGGCTGGACGGCGACCGCGTCCCGGTGATGCGTCTGCGCGAGCCCGGCGGCACCCCCC is drawn from bacterium and contains these coding sequences:
- a CDS encoding CNNM domain-containing protein; translation: MLALRFTVLGFLFLFSAFFSGSETALFSLSAARIESLSRSANHPERRIARLMREPSGILVTLLFGNMLVNVGAASLATDLFLDLFGRGGLELAGLVMTLALLILGEVTPKSLAAHRPLAQARRSSGPLNLFHRLVAPVRLPLAALSRSLVRSLEGRLARSDTPSAEELRTALEMAGQEGELDEEEETIMVRLFELDSKRVRRMMTPAADIVSLGVDSTPAEALAVFRRYQFSRLPCYEGDPDNWVGVVRAQDVGHAVLAGPPADLRPLLREVHFVPEEATALTLLAHFHRTRTHLALVSDEYGVFVGLATLQDIYDELEESPRHNPRLRRQAPGRFICAGSVALDDFNRAAGAKISDDDYSSLGGWLTGLADRIPRAGERLVAAGFTFTILEAEPTRVVRVLAQLTADEGGVE